The Nitrospira tepida genome includes a window with the following:
- a CDS encoding glycoside hydrolase family 15 protein, with translation MASRIEDYALIGDTHTAALVGRDGSIDWYCVPRFDSAACFAALLGTQDNGRWLLAPKDEVRKTSRRYRDGTLILETEYRTEGGTATVIDWMPPHDTNIDLIRLVVGIKGQVRMAMELIIRFDYGWVVPWVRRRDGLLEALAGPDALDLRTDIKLEGKGFSTVAEFTVTEGQEIPFVLTWRPSHGAPPERIDARRALAETETWWRGWSGRCTYQGPWREAVLRSLITLKALTYAPTGGIVAAVTTSLPEWIGGVRNWDYRYCWVRDATFTLYALLLAGYQDEARAWREWLLRAAAGNPSELQIMYGLSGERRLLEYNLDWLPGYEGSAPVRVGNAASQQFQLDVYGEIMDSAHIARRSGIEPNEMAWEFQRQLLEFLESAWERPDEGIWEVRGPRRHFTHSKVMAWVGVDRAIKAIERFGRSGPLDRWKAVRHRIHEQVCREGYDPERGAFMQYYGAAQVDASALMIPLVGFLPATDPRMVATVKRIEQELVEHGFVKRYEPQPSVDGLPPGEGSFLTCTFWLADNLALMGHQKRALDLFARLLDIRNDVGLLAEEYDPVSGRQLGNFPQALSHISLINTAYNLTRCAEKSAEDRPAAAAPVQQHPRAE, from the coding sequence ATGGCCTCTCGAATTGAAGACTACGCGCTGATCGGCGATACCCACACGGCCGCCCTTGTCGGACGGGACGGCTCGATCGACTGGTACTGCGTCCCCCGTTTCGATTCCGCCGCCTGTTTCGCCGCATTGCTCGGAACTCAGGACAACGGGCGCTGGCTGCTGGCGCCCAAGGACGAGGTACGGAAGACCAGCCGCCGTTATCGAGACGGCACCTTGATCCTGGAAACGGAGTACCGGACCGAGGGCGGGACGGCCACCGTTATCGATTGGATGCCGCCGCACGACACGAACATCGACCTGATTCGGTTGGTCGTCGGCATCAAGGGCCAGGTCCGCATGGCCATGGAGCTGATCATCCGCTTCGATTACGGATGGGTCGTGCCCTGGGTCAGAAGGCGAGACGGTCTCCTGGAAGCGCTGGCCGGCCCCGATGCACTCGATCTCCGGACCGACATCAAGCTCGAAGGCAAGGGATTCTCCACCGTCGCCGAGTTCACGGTGACAGAAGGACAGGAGATCCCGTTCGTGCTGACCTGGCGTCCGTCTCACGGAGCGCCGCCCGAGCGGATCGATGCCCGCCGGGCTTTGGCCGAGACGGAAACCTGGTGGCGCGGTTGGTCCGGCCGCTGCACCTATCAGGGCCCCTGGCGCGAAGCCGTGCTGCGATCCTTGATCACGCTCAAAGCCTTGACCTACGCGCCGACCGGCGGGATCGTGGCCGCCGTGACCACCTCGCTGCCCGAATGGATCGGCGGGGTCCGCAATTGGGATTACCGCTACTGCTGGGTGCGCGACGCCACCTTTACCCTCTACGCCCTCCTGTTGGCCGGCTACCAGGACGAGGCCCGCGCCTGGCGCGAATGGCTGTTGCGGGCCGCCGCGGGCAATCCATCCGAGTTGCAGATCATGTACGGATTATCAGGCGAGCGCCGGCTCCTCGAATACAACCTGGACTGGCTGCCGGGATACGAAGGCTCGGCCCCGGTCAGGGTCGGAAACGCCGCCTCCCAACAGTTTCAACTCGACGTCTATGGCGAGATCATGGACTCGGCCCACATCGCCAGGCGCAGCGGCATCGAGCCGAACGAAATGGCCTGGGAGTTTCAGCGACAACTGCTGGAATTTCTCGAATCGGCCTGGGAACGCCCCGATGAAGGCATCTGGGAAGTACGCGGGCCGCGCCGCCATTTCACGCATTCCAAGGTCATGGCCTGGGTCGGGGTAGACCGTGCGATCAAGGCCATCGAGCGATTCGGACGGTCCGGCCCGTTGGACCGATGGAAGGCCGTGCGGCACCGCATCCATGAGCAGGTCTGTCGCGAGGGGTACGATCCTGAGCGGGGCGCCTTCATGCAGTATTACGGCGCCGCACAGGTGGACGCCAGCGCCCTCATGATCCCGCTGGTCGGCTTTTTGCCCGCCACGGACCCGCGCATGGTCGCCACGGTGAAGCGGATCGAGCAGGAGCTGGTCGAGCACGGATTCGTCAAACGTTACGAGCCCCAGCCCTCGGTCGATGGGTTGCCGCCCGGGGAAGGCTCGTTCCTGACCTGCACGTTCTGGTTGGCCGACAACCTCGCCCTGATGGGCCACCAGAAACGTGCCCTTGATCTCTTCGCCCGCCTGCTCGACATCCGGAACGATGTCGGCCTCCTGGCCGAAGAATACGATCCCGTCTCCGGCCGCCAACTCGGAAACTTTCCCCAGGCCCTCTCCCATATCTCGCTTATCAATACCGCCTATAACCTGACGCGTTGCGCCGAGAAGTCCGCGGAGGATCGACCGGCAGCGGCCGCACCGGTCCAACAGCATCCCAGGGCGGAGTAG
- a CDS encoding PA2779 family protein, with protein MLQAARFGLSSLSLLALSLVLTALDVSSGLAALVPADPARYESPQPASTEDIRRDGTVDRDGTVESLPAEDLRTRDLEKVQKILEMKIVKQRLEDLGLSAEEAQNRLNRLSDAQLHLLASQIDQLFPGGIDHVLGTILTVLLIILVAVIIVILV; from the coding sequence ATGTTACAGGCCGCTCGGTTCGGACTGTCGTCTCTTTCGCTCCTCGCGTTGTCGCTGGTCTTGACGGCGCTTGATGTTTCGAGCGGCCTGGCCGCGCTTGTTCCGGCAGATCCCGCTCGATATGAGTCCCCGCAGCCCGCGTCCACGGAGGATATCCGTCGGGATGGAACCGTTGATCGGGATGGGACCGTTGAATCGTTACCCGCCGAAGACCTGCGCACGAGAGATCTGGAGAAGGTCCAGAAGATCTTGGAAATGAAGATCGTCAAGCAACGGCTGGAGGACCTCGGCTTATCCGCCGAGGAGGCGCAGAATCGGTTGAATCGGCTGTCCGACGCGCAGCTTCATCTGTTGGCTTCCCAGATCGACCAGTTGTTCCCCGGCGGCATCGATCACGTGCTCGGGACCATTCTCACGGTCCTGTTGATTATCTTGGTTGCGGTCATCATCGTCATTCTAGTCTGA
- a CDS encoding C39 family peptidase translates to MARPPWPQSLSYWGSSVSQANLAAEVYDRSLRGTLPFDLRQAAADRGFIAQLVRGTMPDLQVEITAGRPVIVQLNLGTGWLPIGHYVLVTGFDEDHARIIAHSGTRPNRVFPYAAFLRDWAGAGNWMLTVRPGRSSTETVLPGRKGSTGL, encoded by the coding sequence GTGGCCCGGCCACCCTGGCCGCAATCCTTGTCGTACTGGGGGTCGTCGGTGAGTCAGGCCAATCTAGCTGCGGAGGTGTATGACCGGAGCCTGCGCGGGACCCTGCCCTTCGATCTCCGGCAGGCGGCCGCCGACCGGGGGTTTATCGCGCAACTGGTTCGCGGGACCATGCCGGACCTGCAAGTGGAGATCACGGCAGGACGGCCGGTCATCGTCCAGTTGAACCTTGGAACCGGCTGGCTCCCCATCGGCCATTATGTACTGGTCACCGGGTTCGACGAGGACCACGCCCGCATCATCGCCCACTCGGGAACCAGGCCCAACCGTGTTTTTCCCTATGCCGCCTTTCTCCGTGACTGGGCCGGTGCCGGAAACTGGATGTTGACGGTGCGTCCCGGGCGGAGTTCGACCGAGACCGTCCTTCCCGGGCGAAAAGGGAGCACAGGCTTGTGA
- a CDS encoding tetratricopeptide repeat protein — translation MIHRRLSLLAALVLLLTPACSWMPRPLITHDPLTSEEHLALGQAYLAKDLRPLATNEFQKALDRDPRNVSAHMELGNLAYEAGALAEAGQHYRSVLDLDARHPGANNNLAMVYLAQGSHLNEIEVLARRAMEGSASFRPYALHTLASHYFEQGRHKEAALLLEEADRLVAGAPPALRFQLAQLRARLEAQDGPNRSCLSGLCP, via the coding sequence GTGATCCATCGTCGGCTTTCGCTCCTTGCCGCGCTTGTGTTGCTCCTTACCCCGGCCTGTTCGTGGATGCCGCGGCCCCTCATCACCCATGATCCGTTGACTTCCGAGGAACACCTTGCGCTCGGACAGGCGTATCTCGCCAAGGATCTTCGTCCACTCGCGACGAATGAATTCCAGAAAGCCCTCGACCGTGATCCGCGGAATGTCTCCGCTCATATGGAATTGGGAAATTTGGCCTACGAAGCAGGCGCGTTGGCCGAAGCTGGACAGCACTACCGGTCGGTTCTCGACTTGGACGCCCGCCATCCGGGTGCCAACAACAACCTCGCCATGGTCTATCTCGCGCAAGGCTCCCATCTGAACGAGATCGAGGTTTTGGCTCGACGGGCCATGGAAGGCTCGGCCTCGTTCCGCCCCTATGCGCTGCACACCCTCGCCTCCCACTACTTCGAGCAGGGCCGGCATAAGGAAGCGGCCCTGCTTCTGGAAGAGGCGGATCGGCTCGTGGCCGGAGCTCCTCCGGCTCTGCGGTTTCAATTGGCCCAGTTACGTGCCCGCCTCGAAGCCCAGGACGGCCCCAACCGGTCTTGCTTGTCCGGCCTTTGCCCCTAA
- a CDS encoding mechanosensitive ion channel family protein produces the protein MVGSAWRRLFLVIGIIGLLEFSARPACWAAPEAAPPNAPGTTDEFFFDERLNEGLPAVKNPPSLRTPRVALKHFLSSAGQGEFDRAGLALNLAPVPPKDRTRLAPYLAEHLYYVLNKKPWINWRTISDRDDGQLDAERNPNHPAAGRPRRSIAIATIPLDNWDVEIRLERFKPARGEPVWLFSPGTVEKIDDLYKEHGPGPLIYSLPPQVRARLVSGDVDWQTGLLLLLIVNGAAAGWLVRRLILWGRGRCRSHTLCGLADRIAAPIALLSGALAFYYLGFVRLSLSGPIFATVGPLLSILVIASTTWLGTRSIGFLADTYTQPYLDKIGQEVSVTAKRRLTLVSVARRLMIFLAVLGSIVLAVEEVHLFDNWSTSVLASAGIVSVILGVAAHNVLGNVMAGIQIAITQPARIGDSVVFEGHWGYIEDITYTSVTIRRWDAKRVIVPVSYFISHPFENWSMKESHILTTVVLYVDYGIDIDVLRAKVGDVLSSSPAWDRHVGPSLQVTDLTEQCMELRVLCSAKDGPSAWDLQCHLREELIEFVRTLEQGRYLPKQRLSIDPPPAPRAAASEQGVDAVPRPSGRP, from the coding sequence ATGGTTGGATCGGCGTGGCGACGGCTGTTTCTTGTCATTGGGATCATTGGACTGTTGGAATTCTCGGCGCGGCCGGCCTGCTGGGCGGCGCCGGAGGCGGCTCCGCCAAACGCGCCCGGCACCACGGACGAGTTCTTCTTTGACGAGCGCCTCAATGAGGGACTTCCGGCCGTCAAGAACCCGCCGAGCCTTCGAACTCCACGGGTCGCGCTGAAACATTTTCTCTCCTCGGCCGGACAAGGAGAGTTTGACCGAGCCGGCCTGGCGCTCAACCTCGCGCCGGTTCCTCCGAAGGATCGCACCCGTCTGGCGCCCTATCTGGCCGAACACCTCTATTACGTCCTCAACAAGAAACCCTGGATCAACTGGCGGACCATTTCGGATCGGGACGACGGCCAGCTCGACGCGGAGCGCAATCCCAATCATCCGGCCGCCGGCAGGCCGAGGCGCAGCATCGCGATCGCGACGATCCCTCTCGACAATTGGGATGTCGAGATCAGGCTGGAACGATTCAAGCCGGCCCGCGGCGAGCCGGTGTGGCTGTTCTCTCCCGGCACAGTCGAGAAGATCGATGACCTCTACAAGGAGCACGGCCCGGGCCCGTTGATCTATTCGCTGCCGCCGCAGGTGCGGGCCCGTCTGGTGAGTGGGGATGTCGATTGGCAGACGGGGCTGTTGCTGCTGCTGATCGTGAACGGCGCCGCGGCCGGCTGGCTCGTCAGGCGGCTGATTCTTTGGGGGCGGGGCCGCTGTCGCAGTCACACCCTGTGCGGCCTGGCTGATCGCATCGCCGCTCCCATCGCGTTGCTGAGCGGCGCCCTGGCGTTCTATTACCTCGGCTTCGTGAGGCTCTCGCTGTCCGGGCCGATCTTTGCGACCGTCGGTCCGCTGCTCTCGATCCTCGTGATCGCTTCCACGACCTGGCTGGGGACCCGCAGCATCGGCTTCCTCGCCGATACCTACACCCAGCCCTATTTGGACAAGATCGGCCAGGAGGTGTCGGTGACGGCCAAGCGCCGGCTCACGCTCGTCTCAGTCGCGCGGCGGCTCATGATCTTCCTGGCCGTGCTGGGGTCGATCGTCCTGGCGGTCGAGGAGGTCCACCTGTTCGACAACTGGTCCACCTCCGTGCTGGCGTCCGCCGGCATCGTCAGCGTCATCCTCGGGGTGGCGGCGCACAATGTGCTCGGCAACGTGATGGCGGGCATCCAGATCGCGATCACCCAGCCGGCCCGGATCGGGGACAGCGTCGTGTTCGAAGGCCATTGGGGCTATATCGAGGACATCACCTATACGTCGGTGACCATCCGCCGATGGGACGCCAAGCGCGTGATCGTGCCGGTGTCCTATTTTATCAGCCATCCATTCGAGAACTGGTCCATGAAAGAGTCTCATATCCTGACCACCGTCGTCCTGTACGTGGATTACGGGATCGACATCGATGTGCTGCGGGCCAAGGTCGGCGACGTGCTCTCGTCCTCGCCGGCCTGGGACCGGCATGTCGGGCCCTCGTTGCAGGTGACGGATCTTACGGAGCAATGCATGGAGCTGCGGGTGCTCTGCAGCGCGAAAGACGGTCCCTCCGCCTGGGACCTGCAATGCCACCTCCGGGAAGAGTTGATCGAATTCGTGCGCACGCTGGAGCAGGGACGCTATCTGCCGAAACAGCGGCTATCGATCGATCCGCCGCCGGCCCCGCGTGCCGCGGCGTCCGAGCAAGGCGTCGATGCCGTCCCGCGCCCTTCGGGCCGGCCTTGA
- a CDS encoding response regulator — protein sequence MRANDSSTGVVSHAAPIRVVIADDHRLVRQELRNILEETEDIQLVGEAVDGCQAVELAGTLTPDVVLMDINMPRMDGVEATRVIRHRYPSVQVVGLSVNAAHFAEALRWAGAVAVLNKDGDHARLIEAIRSIRPTRN from the coding sequence GTGAGGGCAAACGACTCGTCCACAGGCGTGGTGAGCCATGCGGCGCCGATCCGAGTGGTGATCGCCGATGACCACCGACTCGTCAGGCAGGAATTGCGGAACATCCTGGAGGAGACGGAGGATATTCAATTGGTCGGCGAGGCGGTTGATGGATGCCAGGCCGTGGAACTGGCCGGGACGCTGACGCCGGATGTCGTGCTCATGGATATCAACATGCCGCGCATGGACGGAGTAGAGGCGACTCGTGTGATCCGCCATCGCTATCCCTCGGTTCAGGTCGTCGGCCTCTCGGTGAATGCCGCGCACTTTGCCGAGGCCTTGCGATGGGCCGGAGCGGTCGCGGTGCTCAATAAGGATGGCGACCATGCCCGCCTCATCGAAGCCATCCGATCGATTCGCCCGACTCGCAATTAG
- a CDS encoding DUF1328 domain-containing protein, which translates to MLSWAVTFLVVAIIAGIVGLSGVAGTATNIAYVLFVLFLIFSIVGMFMGRRPPA; encoded by the coding sequence ATGTTGAGCTGGGCCGTGACCTTTTTGGTGGTCGCCATTATTGCCGGTATCGTCGGATTGAGCGGAGTGGCCGGCACGGCGACCAATATCGCCTACGTGTTGTTCGTGCTCTTCCTGATCTTCTCGATCGTCGGAATGTTCATGGGGCGGCGACCACCGGCGTAA
- a CDS encoding PepSY domain-containing protein, whose amino-acid sequence MSRTYLRMALIFGLIWVGTAEPGHALFGLGDSDKKELAASATITLQQAVDKAVGNVPGTVVEAELEKHDGRVVYEIEIIDEQGKECEVLIDAKTGETLKIKRD is encoded by the coding sequence ATGTCTCGCACATACCTGCGCATGGCGCTGATCTTTGGGTTGATCTGGGTGGGGACGGCCGAACCAGGTCATGCCTTGTTCGGCTTGGGAGATTCGGACAAGAAAGAATTGGCCGCTTCGGCGACGATCACCCTCCAGCAGGCGGTGGACAAGGCCGTGGGGAACGTCCCCGGGACCGTGGTCGAAGCCGAGTTGGAGAAACATGACGGGCGCGTCGTGTACGAAATCGAGATCATCGACGAGCAGGGGAAGGAGTGCGAGGTGTTGATCGATGCCAAGACCGGAGAAACTCTTAAGATCAAGCGGGATTGA
- a CDS encoding YtxH domain-containing protein, with protein sequence MRDSGQDSLLTFLGGMAVGAIAMLLFAPESGAQLRQRLGRYAREAGEELAEEGAAAWERGRQAVDSAVERGKDYVEGARETMRDKASAITDEIGDRYEEIRQGRGAK encoded by the coding sequence ATGCGGGACAGCGGTCAAGACAGCCTGTTGACGTTTCTGGGAGGAATGGCGGTCGGTGCGATAGCCATGCTGTTGTTCGCGCCGGAGAGCGGGGCACAGCTCAGGCAACGGCTGGGCCGATACGCAAGGGAAGCCGGTGAGGAGTTGGCGGAGGAGGGAGCAGCCGCATGGGAACGGGGCAGGCAGGCGGTCGATTCCGCCGTCGAACGGGGAAAAGATTATGTTGAAGGCGCGCGTGAAACGATGCGCGACAAGGCCTCGGCCATCACTGATGAAATCGGGGACCGGTACGAGGAGATCCGGCAGGGGCGAGGCGCCAAATAG
- a CDS encoding DUF3309 family protein: MSTALIIILVLLLVGALPAWPYSRSWGYYPAGGLGLVLMLLVLLVLLGRV, encoded by the coding sequence ATGTCCACCGCACTGATCATCATTCTGGTACTGTTGTTGGTCGGCGCCCTTCCGGCTTGGCCATACAGCCGCTCGTGGGGCTATTATCCTGCCGGCGGCCTTGGCCTGGTCCTCATGCTCCTGGTGCTGTTGGTACTGCTCGGTCGAGTCTGA
- a CDS encoding porin family protein, whose translation MRQWMWGPALVLGAAITVITLGPSAPIASAEPMFQQMEYGPFSIGGRATYYDPKDADGKWYGGAQVRAYLGNYFAIEGSADYRRNDFENTRVHSYPVQVSALIYPLGHTRLAPFILGGGGWYYTSVKGPGVDDTQNRFGAHAGGGLQFMLSRHFSIDSTYRYIWLESIESKNVSLDDKKFSDNGHMITVGLNFHF comes from the coding sequence ATGAGGCAATGGATGTGGGGACCGGCGCTCGTTCTGGGAGCCGCGATCACAGTCATAACCCTGGGACCGTCGGCGCCAATCGCTTCGGCCGAGCCGATGTTTCAGCAAATGGAGTACGGCCCGTTCTCAATCGGAGGCCGGGCCACCTATTATGATCCGAAAGACGCCGACGGCAAGTGGTACGGCGGCGCTCAAGTGCGGGCTTATTTGGGCAACTATTTCGCGATCGAGGGGTCCGCGGATTATCGCCGGAATGATTTTGAGAATACGCGAGTCCATTCCTATCCGGTTCAGGTCTCGGCGCTGATCTATCCGCTCGGACATACCAGACTGGCTCCCTTCATACTGGGCGGAGGCGGCTGGTACTACACCTCCGTGAAGGGGCCGGGGGTTGACGACACGCAGAATCGGTTCGGCGCCCACGCCGGCGGGGGACTTCAGTTCATGCTCAGCCGCCATTTTTCAATCGACAGCACCTATCGCTATATCTGGCTGGAAAGTATCGAGTCGAAGAACGTGAGCCTGGACGACAAGAAGTTCAGTGACAACGGCCATATGATTACGGTCGGCTTGAACTTCCATTTCTGA
- a CDS encoding CsbD family protein — MDQAAGAATTVVNKDQFQGNWKQFKGEVKKQWGELTDDDLMQIEGDMDKFEGKVQERYGDRKEEVKRWTDEWFEKRKQSGTQSR, encoded by the coding sequence CTGGACCAGGCGGCCGGCGCCGCGACCACCGTCGTCAATAAGGATCAGTTCCAGGGAAACTGGAAGCAGTTCAAGGGCGAGGTCAAGAAGCAATGGGGTGAGTTGACGGACGACGACCTGATGCAGATCGAAGGCGACATGGACAAATTCGAAGGGAAGGTGCAGGAACGTTACGGCGACCGGAAGGAAGAAGTGAAGCGCTGGACGGACGAATGGTTTGAGAAGCGGAAACAGTCAGGGACGCAGTCCCGGTGA
- a CDS encoding DUF1207 domain-containing protein, whose translation MPVSSFFPSIHRADRAGRTLRLLVLWLFLLSAPVLYAADDAYLAGYVASVLEREYRLHGAHVEVQDGVVVIRTESLSGIPEDKLKVALKEIPGVRRVEVLETVEAPVPAASGAAAAAAVQPPRSNWFPDDLLVVPFHADPRWPHFSAAVRRFQNDPNFSNMFAGNFGETFAFYRGPAPFGGQWDFSVQAGVFSLFDVSSVSGSNDLVNADYRFGLMTGYRTGRLSGFIRLYHQSSHLGDEFVLNSQVNRINLSYEELDLKLSFDAASWLRLYGGGGLLVRRDPGDMGIGTAQWGVELSSPWTLWGGHLRPVAYGDFQAHERTQWQVAHSLMAGLQLERVQIGHRKVQVLFEYFSGPSPDGQFFVQQAKWLGVGIHLYF comes from the coding sequence ATGCCGGTCTCATCTTTCTTTCCATCGATTCATAGGGCTGATCGTGCCGGCAGGACGCTCCGGCTCTTGGTGCTGTGGTTGTTCCTGCTGTCGGCCCCGGTGCTTTATGCAGCCGATGACGCATATCTGGCCGGGTACGTGGCGTCTGTTCTCGAACGGGAATACCGGCTCCACGGCGCTCACGTCGAGGTGCAGGATGGGGTGGTCGTGATTCGGACGGAGTCGCTCAGTGGAATTCCGGAAGACAAGCTTAAGGTCGCGCTGAAGGAGATTCCCGGGGTTAGGCGGGTGGAGGTGCTGGAAACGGTCGAGGCCCCGGTCCCCGCCGCATCGGGCGCCGCGGCGGCTGCGGCGGTGCAGCCGCCGCGCTCGAATTGGTTCCCGGACGATCTCTTGGTGGTGCCGTTTCACGCGGACCCGCGCTGGCCGCACTTCTCGGCGGCCGTGCGGCGGTTCCAGAACGATCCGAACTTCTCCAACATGTTCGCTGGGAACTTCGGAGAGACCTTTGCCTTTTACCGGGGACCGGCGCCGTTCGGCGGCCAGTGGGACTTCAGCGTGCAAGCCGGCGTCTTCAGCCTGTTCGATGTGTCGTCCGTGTCCGGCTCCAACGACCTGGTGAACGCCGATTATCGATTCGGCCTCATGACCGGCTACCGAACGGGCCGTCTGTCCGGATTCATCCGCCTGTACCATCAAAGTTCCCATCTGGGGGATGAATTCGTGCTCAACAGCCAGGTGAACCGCATCAATCTCAGTTATGAAGAGCTGGACCTGAAACTGTCCTTCGACGCGGCTTCCTGGCTGCGCTTGTACGGAGGCGGGGGCCTGCTCGTGCGGCGCGACCCCGGCGACATGGGGATCGGCACGGCGCAGTGGGGGGTGGAGCTCTCCAGTCCTTGGACCTTGTGGGGCGGCCACCTTCGCCCGGTCGCCTACGGCGATTTCCAGGCGCACGAGCGGACGCAATGGCAAGTCGCGCATTCGCTGATGGCGGGCCTGCAACTGGAGCGTGTCCAGATCGGACATCGCAAGGTGCAGGTCCTGTTCGAATACTTCAGCGGGCCTTCTCCGGACGGGCAGTTCTTCGTCCAACAGGCCAAATGGCTGGGGGTCGGCATCCATCTGTACTTTTAG
- a CDS encoding phage holin family protein translates to MQENQSSFTRPSMAALLTGLLDDVRTLIRQEYQLLKDEIATELGELKAAIVAFLAGLFLLTASALLFLLAVVHLLHEVAGLPLWASYGIFALLLLGGGLVALKIGSGTARTFNLVPTRTIHSLKEDTQWIKQQMRWSRT, encoded by the coding sequence ATGCAGGAGAACCAATCTTCGTTCACCCGCCCCTCGATGGCGGCATTGCTGACTGGCCTCTTGGACGACGTCCGCACCTTGATCCGGCAGGAGTATCAGCTTCTCAAAGACGAGATCGCGACCGAGCTGGGCGAGCTGAAAGCCGCGATCGTGGCGTTTCTGGCCGGTCTGTTCTTGTTGACCGCCTCAGCCTTGCTCTTTCTGCTGGCGGTGGTGCATCTCCTGCATGAGGTGGCCGGCCTTCCCCTGTGGGCCTCCTATGGAATCTTCGCGCTGCTCCTGTTGGGCGGCGGGCTGGTGGCCCTCAAGATCGGCAGCGGCACCGCCAGGACCTTCAACCTGGTCCCGACCAGAACCATCCATTCACTCAAGGAAGACACGCAATGGATCAAACAACAGATGCGGTGGAGCAGGACATAA
- a CDS encoding cytochrome B6 gives MALLVGCSLATVWSSESASPRDKGDRDIQDTKQKGAEGVDFSYDVFGAPPGQDPQRIAEEVKAKDKADKPAVMAQHAKILQDRYQLDCRSKDGVVMTKGKPQPIGPTVKLPNGATWDQLSKLSPEDIAAKDLFPAGFRRLPHVKPAVGGQVFPDVQTKQFPRLIRFDVNFDLPDCFLPEFPPPIFLTTHPELGDVSQGEVLTAENFDRLFRGLVTPVQLDGLRMLVTQFPQEEFNATHDRKSEKPSLGVSCLDCHVNFHTTGQFHLNPDTRPQRDRLRLDTVSLRGLFNQQIHGSKRSLRSVEDFTEFEQRTAYFNGDHIRAIKKGMNIIDRVVVAHMAQIQNMIDMPPAPKLDPMTGRLMRNKATEQEIRGEELFFGKARCAGCHQPPWYMDQQMHDLKLERFGAQADGPIKTFTLRGIKDSPPYLHDGRLPTLEDTVEFFNVVGGLQLTAEDKAALAAFLRAL, from the coding sequence ATGGCCCTGTTGGTCGGCTGCTCGCTGGCCACCGTCTGGTCAAGCGAGTCGGCATCGCCGCGGGACAAGGGTGATCGGGATATACAGGACACGAAACAGAAGGGGGCCGAGGGCGTCGATTTTTCCTATGATGTCTTCGGCGCGCCGCCGGGCCAGGATCCTCAGCGGATCGCGGAAGAGGTGAAGGCCAAGGATAAGGCGGATAAGCCAGCCGTGATGGCCCAGCACGCCAAGATCCTTCAGGACCGGTATCAACTCGATTGCAGAAGCAAGGACGGCGTCGTCATGACCAAGGGCAAGCCGCAGCCGATCGGTCCGACGGTCAAATTGCCGAACGGCGCGACCTGGGATCAACTGTCCAAACTGAGCCCGGAAGACATCGCGGCCAAGGACCTGTTCCCCGCCGGGTTTCGCCGGCTGCCTCACGTGAAACCGGCGGTCGGCGGCCAAGTGTTTCCGGACGTCCAGACCAAGCAGTTCCCGCGTCTGATCCGCTTCGACGTGAACTTCGATCTTCCCGACTGCTTCCTGCCCGAATTCCCGCCTCCGATTTTCCTGACCACCCATCCGGAATTGGGCGATGTGTCGCAAGGCGAGGTCCTGACGGCGGAGAATTTCGACCGGCTGTTCCGCGGTCTCGTGACGCCGGTGCAACTCGACGGCCTCCGCATGCTGGTGACGCAATTCCCGCAGGAGGAGTTCAACGCCACCCATGATCGCAAGAGCGAGAAGCCGAGCCTGGGCGTCTCCTGCCTGGACTGCCACGTCAACTTCCATACGACGGGACAATTCCATCTCAACCCGGACACCAGGCCGCAGCGGGACCGTTTGCGCCTGGACACCGTCAGCCTCCGCGGGCTGTTCAACCAGCAGATTCACGGATCGAAGCGGAGCCTCCGGTCTGTGGAAGACTTTACGGAGTTCGAGCAGCGGACGGCCTATTTCAACGGCGATCACATCCGTGCCATCAAAAAGGGCATGAACATCATCGACCGCGTTGTGGTCGCGCATATGGCCCAGATACAGAACATGATCGACATGCCGCCCGCGCCCAAGCTCGATCCCATGACCGGACGCCTCATGCGGAACAAGGCGACCGAGCAGGAAATCAGGGGAGAAGAGCTCTTTTTCGGCAAGGCCCGTTGCGCCGGCTGCCACCAACCGCCTTGGTATATGGACCAACAGATGCATGATCTGAAACTCGAACGGTTCGGCGCCCAGGCCGACGGCCCGATCAAGACCTTCACGCTCCGCGGCATCAAGGACTCGCCTCCCTATCTCCATGACGGAAGGCTGCCGACGTTGGAGGATACCGTGGAGTTCTTCAACGTGGTGGGAGGCTTGCAGCTCACGGCGGAGGACAAGGCGGCCCTGGCGGCCTTTCTCCGCGCCCTGTGA